The genomic stretch ttcttttggcgaaggctcttagccttaaagggtgttatttagaacttatcgaaataatagcccgtcgtcgttcgaacgaggtcgaacttttcttttcatttggagaaggcccttagccttaaagggtattatttcaaacttatcgaaataccaacccgtcgttgttcgagcgaggtcgaactcatcttttcttttggcgaaggctcttagccttaaaatggtgttatttcaaacttatcaaaataacagcccgttgtcgtttgagcgaggtcaaactcttcttttcgtttggtgaaggcccttagctttaaagggtgttatttcgaacttatcgaagtgACAACCGTCGTCGTTTGAACGAGGTtgatcttttctttttgtttggcgaaggaccttagccttaaagagtgttatttcaaacttattgaaataacgaCCTGtcgtaattcgagcgaggtcgaactattcttttcgtttggcgaaggccctcagccctaaagggtgttatttcaagcttatcgaaataacagcctgtcgtcattcgagcaaggtggaactcttcttttcttttagttaaGTCTCTTAGCCTTTAAGGGTATTAtctcgaatttatcgaaataatatcccgtcgtcgttcgaacgaggtcgaacttttcttttcgtttggcgaaggcctttagccttaaagggtgttatttcgaacttatcgaaataacagcccgtcgtcgttcgaaagaggtcgaacttttcttttctttttgtgaaggcccttagccttaaagggtgttatttcgaacttatcaaaataacagctcgtcatcgtttgagcaaggtcgaactcttccttttgtTTGGGGAAGGcctttagccttaaagggtgttatttcgaacttatcgaaatgataGCCCGTCATTGTTCAAACGACGGCgaacctttcttttattttggtgaagacccttagccttaaagggtgttattttgaacttatcgaaataacaacctgtcgtcattcgagcgaggccgaactcttcttttcttttagcgaaggctcttagacttaaagggtgttatttagaacttatcgaaataacagccagtcgtcgttcgaacgaggtcgaacttttcttttcgtttggcgaaggcccttagccttaaagggtattatttcaaacttatcaaaataccaacccatcgttgttcgagcgaggtcgaactcatcttttcttttggcgaaggctcttagccttaaaagggtgttatttcaaacttatcgaaataacagcccgtcgtcgttcgagcgaggtcgaactcttcttttcgtttggtgaaggcccttagctttaatgggtgttatttcgaacttatcgaagtgACAACCGTCGtcgtttgaacgaggtcgaacttttcttttcgTTTGGCAAAGGACCttagccttaaagagtgttatttcgaacttattgaaataacggctcgtcgtagttcgagcgaggtcgaactcttcttttcgtttggcgaaggccctcagccttgaagggtgttatttcaagcttatcgaaataacagcctatgTCATTCGagcaaggtggaactcttcttttcttttggtgaaGTCTCTTAGCCTtgaaagggtgttatttcgaatttatcgaaataatagcccgtcgtcgttcgaacgaggtcgaacttttctgttcgtttggcgaaggcctttagccttaaagggagttatttcaaacttatcgaaataacagcccgtcgtcgttcgagcgaggtcaaattcttcttttcttttggctaaggctcttagccttaaaagggtgttatttcgaacttatcaaaataacagctcgtcgtcgttcgagcaaggtcgaactcttcttttcgtttagggaaggcccttagccttaaagggtgttattttgaacttatcgaaatgatagcctgtcgtcgttcgaacGACGTCATacgtttcttttcttttggcgaagacccttagccttaaagggtgttatttcgaacttatcgaaatgacagcccgtcgtcgttcgaaagaggtcgaacttttcttttctttttgtgaaggcccttagccttaaagggtgttatttcgaacttatcgaaataacatcacGTTGTCgctcgagcgaggtcgaactcttattttcttttggtgaacgctcttagccttaaagggtgttattttgaacttatcgaaataacagtctatcgtcgttcgagcgaggtggaactcttcttttcttttggcgaaggatcttagtcttaaaatgtgttatttcaaacttatcgaaataacagccctgtcgtcgttcgagcgaggtcgaactctttttttcgtttggcgaaggccctcagccttaaagggtgttatttcaaacttatcgaaataacaacccgtcgttgttcgagcgagatcgaactcttcttttcttttggcgaaggctcttagccttaaagggtgttatttcgaacttattttaataatagctcgtcgtcgttcgaacgaggtcgaacttttcttttcgtttggcgaaggtccttagccttaaaggatattatttcgaatttatcgaaataacagcccgtcatcattcgaacgaggtctaacttttcttttcttttggcgaaggcccttagccttaaaggatgttatttcgaacttatcgaaataacagcccatcgtcgttcgaacgaggtcgaacttttcttttcttttggcgaaggcccttagacttaaagggtgttatttcgaacttatcgaaataacagcccatcgtcagTCCCGGTTTCTGGAGAGTCGGTCATCTTTCACGGGAATCCCAGTCCCTTAGGCATTGCTTGCACCGGGTGGTATAATGCTGGTGAATGCAAGGTGTTGATGTTTCGTTTAGGTTCGTGTTGTGTATGCCCCATGGTTGTTTTGTCTGACTCCTGCCGTCCAGCTCGGATATGTTGCCGGCAGGAGGAATTTCAGCTGTGTTGAAGCAATTTTCATCCTTCAATTGAGATGTTCCAGTGTACGCTTGTTCATGCGTGTCTTATGTGCTTGCCCGAACAAAAACTGGGAGGTAAGGATGAGATTTCCTTCGCTCCTGCCCGGTGATCCGGTGGGAGAATGCAGGTTGGTGGCATCGCTTGCTTTGTTTAGTATATCGCTGGTTGATGGGACGAAGATTTTCGAGCCCGGTAATCTTGCTTGGCTCTTCTTCCTCTTCCGTGCTGCTTTTGAGTCTCGCGTGGGTTGGATTCTCCCTTCGTGCTTCTTTTGGTGGGTGATTGTGTTTCTTGACTTTGATCTGGGAGAAACTAGGAATTTTCACTGAGAAATCCCCATAGACggcaccaaattgtttgactcaaaagatgttaaaatatttttgaacaaatcaatcaaagatgaagaggtaaatcttagtcaaacataattaattccagatcGAAAAGTTAACAACAATGATTGCATACGGGATGAAAGAGATATGATTGATCTTATTAAGATTCGACATTGTCTTTCTCATCAATCGATGAGGAAGTAGATTTACATCTTTTCGTCGGGGTCATTTCCTCTTTTTCTAGAATACAAGAAGGGAGCTTTTTTTGTCTTCCTTTTTGAGAAATCGGAGAAGCCCCCCCCGATTGAGAGCTTTCTTTGGCTATATATAGTCGAGGCCCTTTTACCCTTTTCTCGATTCGACGCTTTCTTGTCATTAATATGTCCTGGTCGTAATTTTAGGCATTACTCATTTCGATTCGTCGATTGGCACAGAGGAGGAATGAAGTGGGCTCTATTGACTTTTACTGCCCAGTTACCGAAGCTGGATGTCGGACAACCTGATCAtagtggtcagattttgaccaatacaggaATCACTAAAACAAATCATTTCTGAAAGTGTTTGTGAAAAATGTGTGCAAACAAGcagttttcttttttaaattggtTTGTGAGTGGAATAAGGAATACGGAATGATGAAAATAAAAGTTAGGTAGGCTGCCATGGGAGACCTTCTTAAAGACTGGACTAGTCTTATTTTAGCAGTGAGGACTCTCTTGGCTCGGTCACCACTGAATAAGTTTTTCAACAACTAAAACTAAATTTTTACTAGTCCAACTAATTTAAATTCACACGGTTCATTCTGAGGGATAATTATTTCTATTAAAAATTTTTTCTATTCACAAGGTCGAAATCGAAACCCATGATATTAGGAGTAGAAGAATCTCATTCATTCTACCATATTTCTTGGCGGTAAATTGAACATGTTTTTTCCGAAGAGACTTTAttttaagcaaaaaaaaaaaaaaaaaaaagcttaaaATTTATGTTTTCGCAGAAATTAACACAGATAATCTCGAAAAACTTGTTCCCAAAAAATCAATCACACACACAATTTTCCTGAAttcttttttcagtttttttagaACACTTAGTTTTCTTAAAATTTGATCACAACCAAAATCTAATGCTACCTAGGAATTCCAAAGAGTGCGAGAAAGAAGTCTCTAAATATCCAATAAGGGTACTAGAATGTTTTAAAAATGGAAGTAAACTACTAGCAGAACGTGCTCAAATTTATTAAACTATACATGCAAAAAGTGTAGTGCGTTTTACACCAATAGCTCTAAAGAGACTACTAAGTGCATGGTCAGCAATTAGTATTTACTAATATTCaatctctttgttttttttttttaatttaccaCAAGATCATATCGAATTATATATCTGCAAACCTGTATTATATTCTCTATATCAGTCATTTTTTCTAGAAATAATTGTTGGTTCCCGGTATCTTCTTACTTGCTATATTTGTAAATTATAATTCTGGAGAAAAAAAAGTTAgcgtataaacgtaaatataaacgaAACAATAATTAATTCGAgctcactgaattcacagtgtttccttaaggaatttaatcccctcctagtacccaagattatggattatttcctcccaggatagaacgaattacacactggtgtagcggtacttcaaaccccagtgtttcagcgaacaaaAAGTTctgcagcaaatcacacttacgattactttgtttgtagtttaaaaataatgcagaacaagggaggagaaCACAGAAGTCGAATGAAAATTCTGAGCGGAAGGACTGCAATGTATAGCCGCTGTTGAGTTCTTACTGAAGAGGATATCAACGATAGCCAAGCTCTCAAATTCGTTTCTGCCTGTGTTTTTCGGTGTCACTGCTTTAACCGTTGTTACACATATTTATAGTGCAGTCAACTATTAAGAAATGACCAGCCACCACTCATGGTGGAGCAATCACTAGGCTGTTATGGAGGAAGCACTTGACATGGTGGAAGGAGCACTTGCTCATGGAGCACTAGGCTGCTAATGGACAATGGAGCATGCACTTGGCCGAACTGGTTGGATACTTGGATTCTATCCATGGATTGGAAAATATCCGTTACAAGCACGGATAATATTACgctaatattcactattaacaaataaatttgatccaaaaaataatcaatcaatcatttgaccgaaTCGGAAGCTGAAGCCGAAGCCAAAGTTGCCCTTtttttaactctttaagagctacaagaagaacaattatatatatacccaccaaaaaccttttcctcttccaatatgtgACAATGTTTCAACAAAGGGAAACTtgaaattttactcaaaaatttcattttccctccatttcccattcaccctctttttaagaCTTTTTTCATCTTAAAAATTCTCAACAATAactacaagaaaatacacatacTTTATACCATAACAAAAATAACCCATATTTTTCTTGGTCTTTGTACGTATTGCATTTAAAATAGGATATATGGTgcataatattaaaaaaaatcaatgttAACCTTATTCTTAGAGTAATAAAAATAGAAAGATGAAATTGAGGTTTTATAGTCTTTTTAGTGTTTTATCCCCGTAAAACTAATATCCGTTTGAAGTTATCCCTTATTAcgtataatataaaataaaattagaattaCGGTATAAAATTATATCAGTATTACTTAAACATAAAACAAAATGCAGATCAAATGAAGTAACAAATAATATATTATTTTCTATCTAATCCCAGGAACCAAAAGACCCCTTAATGTTTTAAGGTATCATATAGTACAAGTTTTTAGTTGTAAATTTTTTgacaaataaaaatgaaattaagaAAAACAAAATAGAGGTTGCATTTGttaataatttttttagtttCTCGAAGAAAAATCTTGATGTGATTTCTTCTAGGGTGTGTTTGgcatgaaggaaaatatttttaaattttcccatgtttggttgacttaaatattttggaaaacattttccttatgaactcattttcctttGATTGGAGGAAAagattttccttatcaagagaaggaaaaacattttccaaaactccttctcaacatTTCCCACTCTCACCAACCACCCCACCCCCTCTCTTCAaataaggtttttttttttttcaaatttcagtttttccttTTCCTGCACCGCCCACTACCCACCCCAATCCCCTCACCTGCCTCCCCCGCACaaaaaaattttactttttttttgtaatttaaatttctgtttttttttcgtttttactGTCACCCCCGGCCCCGCCCCTCTCCCCcgaaaataaatattttttaaatatatttttcagttttaatttttttatttatcggtttaaaggttcaaaattttacaagttccaaaattatgagttcggaagtttatgtgtttggaagtttacgggttcgaaattccgcGGTTTCGAAAGTTTAACGGTTcggaagtttatgaaatttgtgggttcggaaggttgctggtttgaaagtttatggcttcatgtttattatatctaaattatttatgaatactcttgagaagtcattttccttaatttgcgtaccaaacaccggaaaatgaataagattactacttattttccaaaaaaatattttcgttataccaaacacatccCTAGTGTACACGTCTATGATCATGACTCACAAAGGCAGGCGTATGTATAATATCGAGGGATTATCGGATCTCGTAAACTTCGACAAAACTTTTTATATATATCTGTATATaccttaaaaataataaatttaaataacTTGATGCCCTGAACTAAAAGCCTTTAGAAGGCATCGATCTTTCTAATTTTACCAATTAGATGATATCAGGTGATGTACTGTGCAGCCAGGATATAACAGATAGTCAAGTCAAAATATTTCTTGAACGTGGAAGTTTGCTCATTATCGGGGTGTCATTAtgtataaataattaaatatcatataaaaaattaaaatacaatatGTGATATATGAATAAAACACAGTTAAGTACCTTACTACAATTCTACTAGACAACTTTcgttttttttaaaggaattatAATAGTCTCGTTAAAATTAATACTAAATACTTTTTTTCCAATTCACTTTAAAAGTATTTGTTGTGGCTCTAATGTTATTGGCAATTAGTGATCTACAGGCAATTTTGCCCTTAACTAATGGTCAAGGGTCCAAAGTCTCGAATTTTATCTTTTAGCATACACAATATATGGTGGAAAATTTTCTAGAACTAATAAAGACACGCAGCTACTGGGAATCAAAGTCTTGAACTCCGTAACAAAGCTGCAGCCCCCGACCAAGTGAGCTAAGAGCTTTTTCTTTAAAGCAGTGCcactttatttatttgtttcatcTCTTTGCATATCAGTTAGATATTTatatatttagtaaaataattCGATCAAGCCGTGTCTGATGACACCGCTTGAGTCCACCCCTGCGTATTATAGATTGCAATCATGTGCAGATAATACTTAGTGAGACTGGACAAATTAAGTTTGGTAAGTAACGTTTTATGTTGATTATCTCCTCCCGCCATCTAACACTTCAACCCCACTCTCATTCCCTCCTACCCTCACCTACCACCCAAACCCCCACCCTCATGTTCCCACCGCAGCCTCACCCCTATAGGAGCGGAGGCAGAAGCCAATAGTTATTGCGGGATCGATCAAACTCAGTAACTTTTATTCAAATTGTATATTTGTGTTAAAAAATTTATTAACTATATGCAAATATTAAATATAGAATATAGTTGTCTTTCAAAATTTCCAAACTCTTAAGATTGAAATCTTTCCTCCACCTCTCCACCCCAATTGTATTTGCGTAGATTATATATTAATAATACTCTTCAGACAATATATTATGCTTGTATGAGTCCGAATTTGATCGACCACGGCCTATAATGAGTATGACAAATGACCGAAAACCTGCGAGTCGACAGAGGGGTACGACCCTGAGGTGGAAGTAGAGGCACTATCGTATCGGCATTAGATTGGGTATATAAGTGGGACTTAAGTCTTGTAAAGGGACAAGGGATTTTTCAGACAGAACAATTATCATCTCTCTTTCTACTATTATCATATCTCTCTTTACTATTATCATCTCTCTATCATCATCCTCTCCCCATTATTATCATCCTAGAGTTTATTATCTTCGACTAAGATTTGCCTTTTCATCTTCGATTGATTTGCTTAAAAAGAGTTCaaaatcttttgagtcaaacaatttggcgccgtctgtggggatttccgTAGCCGAAATCATAGTTCTCATCTAGGTTCTCGAAAGTTACGATTGTCGTTCTTCAAACCCTATAAAAACCAATAATGGCGGAGAAAGAAGCAACGCTGAAGATGATATCAGATGTCTCAAAAAACCTCCTAAGCTCCCTTAACGAAGCCGGTAGAGAAGACACCGAGAATACAAAACCAAGGGATACACCGGAGGGGGAGATCTCACCCTCTCCACACGAGGATCTGACGGTCTTGAGCGAAAGGAGAGCCTTCACATCCACGACGAGAGAAACACCACCAACAATCAAAAAGCTGCTAGAGGAGTGGTTGACAAGTGCTTTGAGTAGCATGCTCGAAAAACCCCATCAAGGAAATGGTGAAAACTTACCAACGGCAGAAATCGTAGCTACCATCGGCGAGCCAGATGCTATGCGAACGGGCAACACCCACACTGTCATCGACGCAAGTGACGATGCGCTCATGGCCAtcctaaagaaaatggaagagatggaaaatgagaacaaagCACTCCGTGATCAAATGAAGGAGCACCAGGAAAGAGTTGATAAAATACCTGGCGCACCAAAACTACTACCAAAACGTGATGTGGGCCGATTCGTCGAACAACCATACAGCGATGGAGATGCTCCTCACCCATcccaaaaacctttaaaatacgcCATACTTGAGAATATACGACGGGACTACGGATCCAGAGGATCATCTAATCCATTACGTCACTGCGGTAAAAGGCAATGACCTGTCAAAAGAACAAGTGCCATCTGTGTTGCTGAAAAAGTTCGGTGAGACTCTGATAGGAGGAGCGTTAACATGGTACTCCCAGCTACCATCACGATCGATATCAACATTTGAGGAGATGGCATATAAATTCGCCACCGCTCATGCAGGGGCAAAGAAGGCTGAAGCTAGGGTCAATGACATCTTCGCCATTAGGCAAACGGCGGGCGAGGGACTTCAAGACTTCCTGGCCCGATTCAACAGAGTAAGGATGGGCCTGCCAAATGTATCAGAAGGAATGGCGGTAGTGGCCTTCCAAAATGGGTTAAATAGGAACAGATCAAAGGCAACCAAAACATTGCTCAacagactcatgaagtaccccccACCACCGTGGGAAGAGATTCACAACGCCTATTGCGCTGAGGTAAGGGCAGACAAAGACGATCTAAATGGCCCAACTCAGCGACTAACGTCTGTCCAGACCGAGGCAAGGAGATATCGGCATAACGATTGGCGAAGGGATCAACCCCCGcgtttcaatcgagaaaggcatcaGCCATATGTCAGAACATCTAACCCACCTCCTCCAAGGTATACGGACGTCGTGCTACGACATACCGTTCCCCTTcaaaacgaaagaggtatgcctccactgttatctgctcataacttttgtgtttcCTCTTCTGAGATAGTGTACGCATTAGTGAAACTTGGCATGAAGGTGCAATGGCCACAAAAAATGAAATCGGACCCATGCGCGAGAAGGTCAAACATCCTCTGCGAATTCCATCAGGAAAAAGGACATAAGACCGAGGATTGCATAGGTATACGACAAGAGGTGGTCAGGATGTTAAACCAGGGGTACCTGAAAGAACTGCTCAACGATAAAGGAAGGGCCAACTTTGCTAGAGGACGTGACCCATCTCAAggacctccaaatccaccctCGCCAACACGTACCATACAGATGATCATTGGCGGTGGCGACGACTCGacaatcaaccatgtgaagttcaccaccGCATACAACTCAAATGGACGGTCGCCCACGAATGGTATGATGACatcgaagacagtatcatcttcgagAAGTCAGATGCCGACGATTTATCTTTCCCTCattatgatgctttggttataactatATGATTCGCTGATACAGATGTAAAAAGAATCATAGTAGACGACGGAAGCGGCGCGTGTATTATTCACCCAAGAGTTCTCATACAAATGAGGCTCGAAGATAAAATAATACCGCGTTGCATAACACTAAtgggttttaacaatgcagtagAGCGGACATCCGGGGAAATAGCACTACCAGTCCTAGCAGGGGTAGTCACGCTGGAAACAACATTCcacgtcatgaaccaggaaacaaCCTATAACGCCATCATAGGATGCCCATGGATACATGCCATGCGAGCCTTCCCCTCAAGCTTCTATCAAGtgatcaaatttcccaccccgtggggaatattcagcatcTGAGGCGAGCCGCGCACCACCCAGGAATGCTATcggatcgcccaagattgcacgCACACCAAACAACTGAAAGGTGTAAGTGCGGAGGCATAGCAATCAGTTATGTCGGGAACTAAACCCGACCCACCAACAGAGGCCATCAGAGACCCAAACATCATAGAAGCCTGCAAGGCAACTATAGAGGACCTCGACCCAGTCCTATTGGACGACGCCGACAACGCAAAAAGGCTTACATAGGGCACAACCTCTCAGAGCCAGGTAAGTATCACGAATTCTTAACTAACAACACCGATTTATTTGCCTTTTCCCATTCAGATATGCCAGGGATCCCAAAGGACATCGCCACTCATAGGCTGAACGTCGAAACACTCTATCCGCTGGTACGACAGATGAGGAGAAAATTCAATGCCGCAATCAATGAAAGAGGTGGATAAATTACTCGCCAGCGGTTCCATCATAGAAtcgaaatacccccaatgggtcgccaatgtggtcatggtcaaaaagaagaatGGGAAATGGCGAATGTGTGTGGACTTCATCGATATAAACAAAGCATATCCAAAAGACTCCTTCCCATTACCCCATAtcgaccaactaattgatgcgaCAGCGGGGCACGAATTGCTGAATTTTTTGGATGCCTACTCCGGTTACAACTAGATTCTAATGGCCgaggaggatcaggaaaagacgaCTTTCATCACTCATCAAGGAACTTATTATAAAATGATGCTGTTCAGACTCAAGAACGCAGGGGTCACTTACCagaggttggtcaccaaaatgtttaAGGAACAGCTCGGTAAGACCATGGAGGTCTATATCGATGATATGTTGGTAAAGTCGACAAATAAGGAAGACCACATTAGCCATTTGAAAGAGGCCTTCGAGATATTGAGGCAATACAGGATTAAGTTGAATCTGGAGAAGTGCGTCTTCGGCGTGGCCTCGAGAAAATTCCTAGGTTTCCTCGTATCACAACGAGGGATAGAAGTCAACCCGGatcaaatcaaagccatcgacACAACACCTGAGGTACTGACCAGCAAAAAATATTTACATAACCGCCTTGTCGAGGTTCATTTCACGATCCTCGGACAGATGTCATAAATTCTTCAATGTACTGAATAAATACCACGGGATGCAATGGAACGAGGAATGCATCGACGCCTTGAGAAAATTAAAAGCGTACCTATCCTCACCGCCACTACTTGTCAAAGTGGATCTGGGTGAGTCTCTGCTCGTATATTTGGCAGTATCCAAAGTCGCTGTTAGTGCAGTCTTGATCCGCGAAAATAAAGGTACGCAGTCTCCTATTTACTATATCAGAAAAATCTTAATAGATGTCGAGACAAGGTACCCCCACCTTGAAAAACTAGCTCTGGCACTGGTCGTAGCTTCACgcaagcttagaccatattttcaatgtc from Nicotiana sylvestris chromosome 12, ASM39365v2, whole genome shotgun sequence encodes the following:
- the LOC138883711 gene encoding uncharacterized protein, which translates into the protein MAYKFATAHAGAKKAEARVNDIFAIRQTAGEGLQDFLARFNRVRMGLPNVSEGMAVVAFQNGLNRNRSKATKTLLNRLMKYPPPPWEEIHNAYCAEVRADKDDLNGPTQRLTSVQTEARRYRHNDWRRDQPPRFNRERHQPYVRTSNPPPPRYTDVVLRHTVPLQNERGMPPLLSAHNFCVSSSEIVYALVKLGMKVQWPQKMKSDPCARRSNILCEFHQEKGHKTEDCIGIRQEVVRMLNQGYLKELLNDKGRANFARGRDPSQGPPNPPSPTRTIQMIIGGGDDSTINHVKFTTAYNSNGRSPTNDVKRIIVDDGSGACIIHPRVLIQMRLEDKIIPRCITLMGFNNAVERTSGEIALPVLAGVVTLETTFHVMNQETTYNAIIGCPWIHAMRAFPSSFYQVIKFPTPWGIFSI